A genome region from Triticum aestivum cultivar Chinese Spring chromosome 2B, IWGSC CS RefSeq v2.1, whole genome shotgun sequence includes the following:
- the LOC123046776 gene encoding peroxisomal (S)-2-hydroxy-acid oxidase GLO3 — translation MGMEMITNVSEYERLAKEKLPKMVYDYYASGAEDQWTLNENREAFSRILFRPRVLIDVTHINMATNILGFDVSMPIMIAPTAMQKMAHPEGELATARAAASAGTIMTLSSWATSSVERVNSVGPGIRFFQLYVYKDRNIVRQLVKRAEMAGFKAIALTVDTPRLGRREADIKNRFILPPHLVLENFAALDLGKMDKTDDSGLASYVASQVDQSLCWEDVKWLQTITSLPILVKGVMTAEDTRIAIEYGAAGIIVSNHGARQLDYVPATISCLEEVVREAKGQLPVFLDGGVRRGTDVFKALALGAAGVFIGRPVLYSLAVDGEAGVRKVLQMLRDELELAMALSGCPSLRDITRAHVVTDGDRIRRARL, via the exons GGGCATGGAGATGATCACGAATGTGTCCGAGTACGAGAGGCTCGCCAAGGAGAAGCTGCCGAAGATGGTGTACGACTACTACGCCTCCGGCGCAGAGGATCAGTGGACGCTCAACGAGAACAGGGAGGCCTTCTCCAGGATACT GTTCCGACCACGCGTACTGATTGATGTGACCCATATCAACATGGCGACAAACATCTTGGGCTTCGACGTCTCCATGCCGATCATGATCGCTCCCACAGCCATGCAGAAAATGGCTCATCCTGAAG GAGAGCTTGCTACTGCAAGAGCAGCGGCATCTGCAGGGACCATAATG ACATTGTCTTCATGGGCTACTTCTAGTGTGGAAAGGGTTAACTCAGTAGGGCCCGGGATACGTTTCTTCCAGCTTTAT gtTTACAAGGACAGGAATATAGTTCGGCAACTCGTGAAAAGGGCTGAAATGGCCGGGTTCAAGGCGATCGCTCTCACCGTCGACACTCCAAGGCTCGGCCGCAGGGAAGCCGATATCAAGAACAG GTTCATCTTGCCTCCACACCTGGTGCTGGAGAACTTTGCGGCGCTGGACCTCGGCAAGATGGACAAG ACAGATGATTCCGGGCTGGCTTCCTACGTTGCTAGCCAGGTCGACCAATCTCTTTGTTGGGAG GACGTCAAGTGGTTGCAGACAATTACCTCGTTGCCGATCTTGGTGAAAGGGGTCATGACTGCAGAAGACA CTAGGATTGCCATCGAGTACGGCGCGGCCGGCATCATCGTGTCCAACCATGGCGCTCGGCAGCTGGACTACGTCCCTGCAACCATCAGCTGCCTGGAAGAG GTTgtcagagaggcgaaggggcagcTGCCGGTGTTCCTCGACGGCGGCGTCCGGCGCGGCACCGACGTGTTCAAGGCGCTGGCGCTAGGAGCCGCGGGAGTGTTC ATCGGGAGGCCGGTGCTGTACTCGCTGGCGGTGGACGGCGAGGCGGGGGTACGGAAGGTGCTGCAGATGCTGCGGGACGAGCTGGAGCTGGCCATGGCGCTCAGCGGGTGCCCGTCGCTCCGGGACATCACCCGCGCCCACGTCGTCACCGACGGCGACAGGATCCGCCGCGCACGCCTCTAG